Proteins found in one Brevibacillus brevis genomic segment:
- the rsgA gene encoding ribosome small subunit-dependent GTPase A translates to MPEGRIVKALSGFYYVADEGRIYSCRARGLFKKKDAKVNPLVGDWVVYDVINEEEGYIMEVGERTNELVRPPISNVDQAVLVFSMYKPMFSPLLLDKFLTHTEHAGIDSVIVLSKADQVSEEEVTEIVEKYEAIGYRVIPTSTADERGVEDVHEILRDRISVFAGQSGVGKSSLINMLFPGVSLQTGDVSQKLGRGKHTTRHVELIPLAGGGYVADTPGFSSLEFIDFSELDLAESFRDFADRSSECKFRGCLHVSEPACAVQAALEAGEISEQRYEHYKQFRDELKEYQRRNKPW, encoded by the coding sequence ATGCCAGAAGGACGGATTGTGAAAGCGCTCAGCGGTTTCTATTATGTAGCCGACGAAGGGCGAATCTACAGTTGCCGTGCACGAGGGCTCTTCAAGAAAAAAGACGCAAAAGTAAACCCACTGGTTGGGGATTGGGTCGTCTACGATGTGATCAATGAGGAAGAAGGCTATATCATGGAGGTGGGCGAACGGACGAATGAGTTGGTTCGTCCGCCCATTTCCAATGTGGATCAGGCGGTACTTGTCTTCTCGATGTACAAGCCGATGTTCAGTCCGTTGCTGTTGGACAAGTTCCTGACGCACACGGAGCATGCAGGGATTGATTCCGTGATTGTCTTATCCAAAGCCGATCAAGTGTCGGAAGAAGAGGTAACCGAAATCGTGGAGAAGTATGAAGCGATCGGGTACCGCGTGATTCCGACCTCCACGGCCGATGAGCGTGGTGTAGAGGACGTGCATGAGATTTTGCGGGACCGTATTTCGGTTTTTGCCGGTCAGTCAGGTGTAGGCAAATCCTCTCTGATCAACATGCTGTTCCCGGGTGTCAGCCTGCAGACAGGAGATGTCAGCCAAAAGCTCGGACGTGGAAAGCATACAACGCGTCATGTCGAGCTGATTCCGCTTGCGGGCGGCGGCTATGTGGCAGACACACCGGGCTTCAGTTCACTGGAATTTATCGATTTCTCCGAGCTTGACCTGGCGGAATCCTTCCGGGACTTTGCCGATCGCAGCTCGGAATGCAAGTTCCGTGGCTGTCTACACGTAAGCGAGCCAGCTTGTGCTGTTCAGGCCGCGCTGGAGGCTGGAGAGATCAGCGAACAGCGCTACGA
- the pknB gene encoding Stk1 family PASTA domain-containing Ser/Thr kinase, whose product MEGQRLGGRYQIESRVGGGGMAIVYKAKDLILNRPVAVKVLRSQFGTDEDFVNRFRREAQAVASLSHPNVVGVYDVGQDGDTHYMVMEYIEGYTLKEVIIQRGALPVEEAVRIAEQICDALDHAHQNQIIHRDIKPHNIMIGKNGRVKVTDFGIARAVTSATITHTNAMLGSVHYFSPEQARGGITGEKSDIYSLGIVLYEMVTGELPFSGDSPISVALKHLQEPLPEPRQVNPAIPQSVENVILKALVKDPFLRYASASEMLEDLETCLFPERLNEEKLTFPVDEEMTRVVPIITPDMLEGHTNGKTGGAGRSRYEQRTEEEDVKPAKKQWWVKALLWVGGIGLFFVLAFFGFNLLLNLFPSVPEAQVPHVEGIEVTLAEKKIQDAKLVARIVEEANDTIEKGMVIRQDPAPPMRLKENSVVTLFVSKGQQEINMPNLVTLPRATAEEALKSNGFKLENVTFVEEEDDKAEVGTVIKQSPAANEKVFPIKTNVTVTISKGKAFVKMPDVRNKSVEAAQIELFKKGLSVGKITEVPTYTTDKPGIVLSTHPYDPGMDVQKDVAIPLEVSNGQYPQDAKTGTSPVYLDVMPGDTLEVQIEVTDASGTKVVQTETVTESKEYNVQYVVSPQKDALIRLLVKGPNMNNFMEAQKYSISYSSLP is encoded by the coding sequence ATGGAAGGTCAACGACTGGGAGGACGATACCAAATAGAATCCCGCGTCGGTGGGGGCGGTATGGCCATTGTATACAAGGCCAAAGATTTAATTTTGAATCGTCCAGTGGCAGTCAAAGTGTTGCGTTCACAGTTTGGTACGGACGAAGATTTCGTCAATCGTTTCCGACGTGAAGCGCAGGCGGTGGCGAGCTTATCTCACCCCAATGTGGTTGGGGTGTATGATGTCGGTCAGGATGGCGATACCCATTATATGGTGATGGAGTACATAGAAGGCTATACGTTGAAAGAGGTCATCATTCAACGTGGCGCGCTGCCGGTAGAAGAGGCAGTGCGGATCGCCGAGCAAATTTGCGATGCACTTGATCATGCGCATCAAAACCAGATCATTCATCGAGATATTAAGCCGCATAACATTATGATTGGAAAAAATGGTCGGGTGAAGGTTACGGATTTCGGGATTGCGCGAGCCGTTACTTCCGCAACGATTACGCATACGAATGCGATGCTTGGCTCTGTCCATTATTTTTCGCCAGAGCAGGCACGCGGTGGGATTACCGGGGAAAAATCTGATATTTACTCACTGGGGATCGTCTTGTACGAAATGGTGACAGGTGAACTGCCGTTTTCCGGTGATTCGCCTATATCAGTGGCGCTCAAGCATTTGCAGGAGCCGCTTCCAGAGCCGCGCCAGGTCAATCCGGCTATCCCACAGAGTGTGGAAAATGTCATTTTGAAGGCGCTGGTAAAGGATCCATTTCTCAGATACGCATCCGCGAGTGAAATGCTAGAAGATTTGGAGACCTGCCTGTTCCCGGAACGATTAAACGAAGAAAAGCTGACGTTCCCGGTGGATGAAGAGATGACGCGAGTGGTGCCGATCATCACACCTGACATGCTCGAAGGCCACACCAATGGCAAAACCGGAGGAGCGGGGCGTAGCCGCTATGAGCAGCGTACAGAAGAAGAGGATGTCAAACCAGCAAAGAAACAATGGTGGGTCAAGGCTCTGCTGTGGGTAGGCGGTATCGGACTGTTTTTCGTACTGGCATTCTTCGGATTTAACTTACTGTTGAATCTGTTCCCGTCAGTACCAGAGGCACAGGTCCCTCATGTAGAAGGGATCGAAGTGACTCTCGCTGAGAAAAAGATTCAGGATGCCAAACTTGTTGCCCGTATCGTCGAGGAAGCCAACGATACGATAGAAAAGGGAATGGTGATTCGTCAGGACCCTGCACCTCCCATGCGATTAAAGGAAAATTCCGTTGTGACCTTGTTTGTAAGCAAAGGACAACAAGAGATCAACATGCCAAATCTGGTTACGTTGCCGCGGGCAACAGCAGAGGAAGCATTGAAAAGCAATGGTTTTAAACTGGAGAATGTCACTTTCGTAGAGGAAGAGGACGACAAGGCCGAGGTAGGAACGGTTATCAAGCAGTCCCCAGCCGCCAATGAAAAGGTGTTCCCGATCAAAACGAATGTGACGGTCACGATTAGTAAAGGAAAAGCCTTCGTGAAAATGCCGGATGTCCGGAATAAATCCGTAGAGGCTGCGCAAATAGAATTGTTCAAAAAAGGGCTGTCTGTCGGGAAAATCACCGAAGTGCCTACTTATACAACCGACAAACCAGGCATTGTTCTCAGCACTCACCCATACGATCCAGGAATGGATGTGCAAAAGGACGTAGCGATTCCACTTGAGGTCAGCAATGGCCAATATCCGCAGGACGCCAAGACCGGGACTTCACCTGTCTATCTCGATGTGATGCCTGGTGATACATTGGAAGTGCAAATTGAAGTAACGGATGCCAGCGGTACGAAGGTTGTGCAGACTGAGACGGTTACTGAAAGCAAAGAATACAACGTGCAATACGTAGTGTCGCCTCAAAAAGATGCGTTGATCAGGCTGTTGGTCAAAGGGCCGAACATGAACAACTTTATGGAGGCACAAAAGTATTCGATTTCCTATAGCAGCTTGCCATAG
- a CDS encoding Stp1/IreP family PP2C-type Ser/Thr phosphatase translates to MEIAMKSHVGRVRQVNEDYYACVTDLNGRVLAIVADGMGGHQAGDIASRLAVERIVKELRHLDGDLEAEDVREQLMNAVLLANKEVYEYAAEHPECSGMGTTVVAALFDQSSVITAHIGDSRLYFYNQDGLVMKTEDHSLVNELVKSGQITAEEASVHPHRNVIMRSLGTEPDVLIDLGQFEWSEGDVVLICSDGLSNKVSHPSLEENLQKQISLQAKVDGLVQEALDAGGEDNITLVAVRNTLDAGQKEG, encoded by the coding sequence ATGGAAATCGCGATGAAATCCCATGTTGGCCGCGTTCGTCAGGTTAACGAGGACTATTATGCCTGTGTGACCGATTTAAACGGACGCGTGCTCGCCATTGTAGCAGATGGTATGGGTGGCCATCAGGCTGGTGATATTGCCAGTCGCCTAGCTGTTGAGCGAATAGTAAAAGAACTGCGTCACCTAGATGGGGACCTCGAAGCAGAGGATGTGCGTGAGCAGTTGATGAACGCCGTCCTGCTTGCAAATAAAGAAGTCTATGAATATGCGGCTGAACATCCGGAGTGTAGTGGCATGGGCACAACTGTGGTTGCTGCCTTGTTTGACCAATCCTCCGTGATTACCGCGCATATTGGCGACAGCCGTCTGTATTTTTACAACCAAGACGGACTGGTCATGAAAACAGAAGACCATTCTCTTGTCAATGAGCTGGTGAAAAGTGGACAGATTACAGCCGAGGAGGCGTCTGTCCACCCTCACCGCAACGTTATCATGCGTTCGCTCGGGACAGAGCCGGATGTGCTCATTGATCTTGGACAGTTTGAATGGTCAGAGGGTGATGTCGTCTTGATTTGCTCAGATGGATTGAGCAATAAAGTCAGTCATCCTTCCTTGGAAGAAAATTTGCAGAAACAGATATCGTTACAAGCGAAGGTGGACGGTTTGGTGCAGGAAGCACTGGATGCCGGTGGGGAAGATAACATAACGCTGGTTGCCGTACGAAATACGCTTGATGCCGGTCAGAAAGAGGGGTGA
- the rlmN gene encoding 23S rRNA (adenine(2503)-C(2))-methyltransferase RlmN, with protein MPLTTFTGAKPLIYSLTQDEMKEWLVSAGDKAFRAQQIFDWLYVKRVTSFEEMSNLSKELRQKLADTFRMEPLKEITHQESQDGTIKFLFQLVDGHAIETVIMRHNYGNSICVTTQVGCRIGCTFCASTLGGLKRNLDAGEIVSQVLTAQRRLDAEGERVSHVVVMGIGEPFENFESLMAFLSVINDNRGLNIGARHITVSTSGIVPKIYEFAERGGQVNLAISLHAPNTELRSQLMPINRGFPLAKLMEACHHYINKTGRRISFEYGLFGGKNDQPEHAEELAELIGDMLCHVNLIPVNYVPERDYVRTPRNEIFQFKRILEEKGINVTIRREQGSDIAAACGQLRAQHAKETVG; from the coding sequence ATGCCGTTAACGACATTTACTGGCGCAAAGCCGCTTATTTACAGTTTGACGCAAGATGAAATGAAGGAATGGCTGGTTAGTGCCGGCGACAAAGCATTTCGTGCGCAACAAATTTTTGACTGGCTATATGTAAAGCGCGTCACTTCTTTTGAAGAGATGAGCAATTTGTCCAAGGAGCTGCGCCAAAAGCTGGCGGATACATTCCGCATGGAGCCACTCAAGGAAATCACACATCAAGAGTCGCAGGACGGAACGATCAAGTTTTTGTTCCAGCTTGTCGATGGGCATGCGATTGAGACGGTGATTATGCGTCATAACTACGGAAACAGCATCTGTGTTACGACGCAGGTGGGCTGCCGTATCGGATGTACGTTTTGTGCATCTACATTAGGGGGACTAAAACGTAACCTGGATGCAGGTGAAATCGTCTCTCAAGTATTGACGGCACAACGCAGATTGGATGCGGAAGGTGAGCGCGTCAGTCACGTTGTTGTCATGGGGATCGGGGAGCCTTTCGAGAACTTCGAGAGCCTGATGGCGTTCCTGTCTGTCATCAACGATAACCGTGGCTTGAATATCGGTGCTCGTCACATTACAGTTTCCACCAGTGGAATTGTGCCGAAGATTTACGAGTTTGCTGAACGAGGCGGACAAGTGAACTTGGCGATTTCCCTGCACGCTCCAAACACGGAGTTGAGAAGCCAGCTAATGCCGATCAACCGCGGCTTCCCGCTCGCTAAGCTGATGGAAGCATGCCACCATTACATTAACAAGACAGGGCGCCGCATCAGTTTTGAGTACGGTCTATTCGGCGGGAAAAACGATCAGCCCGAGCATGCAGAGGAGTTGGCTGAACTCATTGGCGACATGCTTTGCCACGTGAATCTGATCCCGGTGAACTACGTACCAGAGCGTGATTATGTACGCACGCCACGCAATGAGATTTTTCAGTTCAAACGCATCTTAGAGGAAAAAGGAATCAATGTGACCATCAGACGCGAGCAAGGCAGTGACATTGCTGCTGCTTGCGGACAATTGAGGGCACAACACGCTAAAGAAACCGTGGGGTGA
- the rsmB gene encoding 16S rRNA (cytosine(967)-C(5))-methyltransferase RsmB — protein sequence MAKKGARDIALDVLNRVEEHKSYSNLELRNVLDRENLSAADAGLVTELVYGTIQRKMTLDHVLSHFVGNKKVQTWVRNLLRLSLYQIRFLDRIPERAAVHQAVEIAKKRGHQGIASMVNGVLRNVLRQPDVWERQPKGGRALQIAVAYSHPEWLVRQWLAVYGEETTIAICEANNRTPHSSVRVNAWKTTKEQVLDKLAEEGLEGQTSSVSPHAILMEGGHAAGSRLFKEGYFTIQDESSMLVAPALAAQPGMRVLDACAAPGGKTTHIAEMMENRGQIIASDVHPHKRDLIAGAAKRLGITIIEPIVSDALDLPEKALGTFDRILLDAPCTGFGVIRRKPDLKWNKTPEDVRAIAQLQYELLKTLAPMLAQGGVMVYSTCTIEPAENQEIVRRFVEEHPDFVFDNTLAQDLPEAVRVHVDETGACVQILPHHFESDGFFIARLKRRG from the coding sequence GTGGCAAAAAAGGGAGCTCGCGATATCGCCCTCGACGTTTTGAATAGGGTAGAAGAACATAAATCCTACAGCAATCTTGAACTGCGCAATGTCCTTGATCGGGAAAATCTCAGTGCAGCAGATGCAGGGCTGGTGACAGAGCTTGTTTACGGTACCATTCAGCGAAAAATGACGCTGGATCATGTCCTGTCCCATTTTGTCGGGAATAAAAAGGTCCAAACCTGGGTCCGCAATTTACTGCGTCTCAGCTTGTATCAAATTCGTTTTTTGGACCGTATTCCTGAACGCGCTGCCGTACACCAAGCAGTTGAAATCGCCAAGAAACGCGGTCATCAAGGGATTGCTTCGATGGTCAACGGTGTTTTGCGCAATGTGCTGCGCCAGCCGGATGTGTGGGAGCGTCAGCCAAAAGGCGGTCGTGCCCTGCAAATCGCTGTAGCCTATTCTCATCCAGAATGGCTTGTGCGTCAGTGGCTCGCCGTATATGGCGAAGAGACGACGATTGCGATTTGCGAAGCGAACAACAGAACGCCGCATAGCTCAGTCCGAGTCAATGCATGGAAAACGACGAAGGAACAAGTGCTGGACAAGCTGGCGGAAGAAGGGCTGGAAGGACAAACGTCGTCTGTCAGTCCTCACGCGATTCTGATGGAAGGCGGACATGCAGCAGGCTCACGCTTATTCAAGGAAGGCTACTTCACGATTCAGGATGAGAGCTCTATGCTCGTAGCACCAGCTCTTGCAGCCCAACCAGGCATGCGTGTATTAGATGCCTGCGCGGCACCTGGTGGAAAAACAACGCACATAGCGGAAATGATGGAAAACCGCGGGCAAATCATTGCGAGTGACGTGCATCCGCACAAACGCGATCTGATTGCTGGTGCAGCGAAAAGACTCGGGATTACGATCATCGAGCCAATTGTTAGTGATGCACTGGACCTACCTGAAAAAGCGTTGGGAACTTTCGATCGAATCTTGCTGGATGCGCCATGCACCGGATTTGGCGTAATTCGTCGCAAGCCTGACCTGAAATGGAACAAAACGCCGGAAGATGTCCGTGCGATTGCTCAGCTACAGTACGAACTGCTCAAGACATTGGCGCCGATGCTTGCTCAGGGTGGTGTCATGGTTTACAGCACATGTACAATTGAGCCAGCAGAAAATCAGGAGATTGTTCGCCGCTTTGTTGAAGAACACCCTGATTTCGTATTCGATAATACACTGGCACAAGACCTGCCTGAGGCCGTTAGAGTGCATGTCGATGAAACCGGAGCCTGCGTACAAATTTTGCCTCACCATTTCGAGAGTGATGGATTTTTTATCGCGCGATTGAAACGAAGAGGATAA
- the fmt gene encoding methionyl-tRNA formyltransferase, translating to MKDARILFMGTPDFAVSSLTAVLEAGYNVIGVVTQPDRPVGRKQVLTPPPVKEAALRHGLLVLQPEKIKAEDALEEVLALEPDLIITAAYGQILPKKLLDAPKYGCINVHASLLPKYRGGAPIHKSIVEGEAETGVTIMYMVEALDAGDMLSKVVVPIEERDTVGTLHDKLAAAGSELLIATVPPLLAGELVAEQQDHSAATFAPNIKRTDEKIDWSRSAEQIYNQVRGLNPWPVAFTTCEGKIWKLWWVEKMPVSGDGKEPGTIIAREEDGIVVTCGSGAVKITELQPEGKKRMSALDFLRGAGSSIEIGTKVGE from the coding sequence TTGAAAGATGCTCGCATCCTGTTTATGGGTACGCCTGACTTTGCTGTATCGAGTCTTACGGCAGTACTCGAAGCAGGCTACAACGTGATTGGAGTCGTAACACAACCCGATCGTCCCGTTGGACGCAAGCAAGTATTGACGCCGCCCCCCGTGAAGGAGGCGGCTTTGCGTCATGGACTTTTGGTATTGCAACCGGAAAAAATCAAGGCTGAGGATGCACTTGAAGAAGTGTTGGCCCTCGAGCCCGATCTGATCATTACAGCGGCGTACGGGCAGATTTTGCCTAAAAAACTGCTCGATGCCCCGAAATATGGCTGCATCAATGTACACGCCTCTCTTTTGCCGAAATATCGCGGGGGTGCCCCGATTCATAAATCGATTGTCGAGGGAGAAGCGGAAACAGGCGTGACCATCATGTACATGGTCGAAGCTCTCGATGCAGGGGATATGCTGTCCAAGGTAGTCGTGCCGATTGAGGAGCGCGATACCGTGGGGACCTTGCATGACAAATTGGCTGCGGCAGGCTCTGAGCTGTTGATTGCTACCGTTCCGCCCCTGCTGGCTGGAGAGCTTGTAGCAGAGCAACAGGATCATTCAGCAGCGACTTTTGCCCCGAATATCAAGCGTACAGACGAGAAAATTGACTGGAGCCGTTCTGCGGAACAGATTTACAACCAAGTCCGTGGCTTGAATCCGTGGCCTGTCGCATTTACAACATGTGAGGGCAAGATTTGGAAGTTGTGGTGGGTAGAAAAAATGCCTGTGTCCGGCGATGGCAAAGAGCCGGGAACGATCATCGCTCGCGAGGAAGACGGTATTGTTGTCACTTGCGGTAGTGGTGCAGTGAAAATAACCGAATTGCAGCCAGAAGGCAAAAAACGTATGAGTGCTCTCGACTTTTTGCGTGGAGCGGGCAGCAGCATTGAAATCGGCACAAAGGTAGGAGAATAG
- the def gene encoding peptide deformylase, which yields MAIRTIVKHPDPILREKAMVVTKFNANLHKLLDDMADTMYDADGVGLAAPQVGISKRVIVMDCGDGLIEMINPEIIEHEGEQYDYPEGCLSIPGLQGDVRRHKWIKLRGHDRNGNVVELEADDLLSRCAQHEIDHLNGVLFIDVADKVYKVNPNQEGE from the coding sequence ATGGCGATTCGCACAATTGTAAAACATCCAGATCCGATTTTGCGTGAAAAAGCAATGGTCGTAACCAAATTTAATGCCAATTTGCACAAGCTGCTTGATGATATGGCAGACACGATGTACGATGCTGACGGTGTAGGCTTGGCTGCTCCACAGGTGGGCATCTCCAAGCGTGTCATCGTGATGGATTGCGGTGATGGACTGATTGAAATGATCAATCCGGAAATCATTGAGCATGAAGGGGAGCAATACGATTATCCAGAAGGCTGCCTCAGTATTCCTGGCCTGCAAGGAGACGTTCGTCGCCACAAGTGGATCAAGCTGCGCGGTCATGATCGTAACGGGAATGTGGTTGAGCTCGAGGCAGACGACCTGTTGTCACGTTGCGCTCAACACGAGATCGATCATTTAAACGGCGTCCTCTTTATCGATGTAGCTGACAAGGTGTACAAAGTAAACCCGAACCAGGAAGGGGAATAA
- the priA gene encoding primosomal protein N' yields MIAQIIVDVPVNRTNRPFDYHVPPWLRPLIRIGSRVVVPFGPRQLQGYVIGIVEDDEAIPDRSRLKDVVQVQDDTPPLTPELLKMSEWMSKQYLCPWVTAVQAMLPAVLKGKSEKWLTATDALDEEACGRSGLLWELFRKRQIPLSEVEKQFAEEYLLVPGWIQSGLLATEYQVRDRITRKQQSFVRSLLDEGKLEEAIGSLPARAEQMRRVLQLMLMHKEQSLSVQMLRDEYGITRSPLKSLESKGWITIEQVEVYRDPYANRRFQEKQKPVFTPLQEAALTPILQSIESGTYASYLLHGVTGSGKTEVYLEAIERALEKGREAIFLVPEISLTPQMVERFKARFGADVAVLHSALSQGERYDEWRKIIRNQVKVVVGARSAIFAPFRNVGLIVIDEEHESSYKQEETPRYHAREVALWRAKENQGVLVMGSATPALETYALATRGRYELLRMPERVGNRPMPEVHVVDMREELQAQNRSMFSRKLHEMIADRLAKEEQMVIFLNRRGFSTFVMCRSCGYTMRCIHCDISLTYHKTNHTARCHYCGYTIAQPKHCPECQSEHIRFFGTGTQKVEAELAKLFPGIRVIRMDVDTTSRKGSHEELLNKFRSGQGDVLLGTQMIAKGLDFPRVTLAGIIAADTSLHLPDFRAAEKTFQLLTQVGGRAGRHELDGDVVIQTYTPEHYSIVHATKHDYPAFYQDEMMQRRRTGYPPYFRLVLITFSHEEVPVVIRGAHTMADYLRQRLAQTTILLGPVASPIARVKDRFRFQIMLKYRDEPQLSDLLAQATAAFEEWNKQQKVLMTIDVDPYVLL; encoded by the coding sequence ATGATTGCCCAAATTATCGTGGACGTTCCGGTCAATCGGACGAATCGACCTTTTGATTACCATGTTCCGCCTTGGTTGCGTCCACTGATTCGCATTGGCAGTCGTGTGGTTGTGCCGTTTGGCCCCCGTCAACTGCAAGGCTATGTCATCGGGATCGTAGAGGATGATGAAGCTATACCAGACCGTTCGCGACTAAAAGATGTCGTGCAGGTACAAGACGATACTCCTCCTCTAACGCCAGAACTGCTAAAAATGAGCGAATGGATGTCCAAGCAATACTTGTGTCCGTGGGTAACGGCTGTACAGGCGATGCTCCCTGCTGTGCTCAAAGGGAAGTCGGAGAAGTGGCTGACGGCGACAGACGCATTAGACGAAGAAGCATGCGGGAGATCCGGGCTTCTGTGGGAATTGTTTCGCAAACGGCAAATTCCGCTCTCAGAAGTGGAGAAGCAATTTGCGGAGGAGTATTTGCTTGTTCCGGGTTGGATACAGAGTGGTTTGCTTGCAACCGAGTATCAGGTAAGAGACAGAATTACCCGCAAGCAGCAATCATTTGTCCGAAGCTTATTGGATGAAGGTAAGCTGGAAGAAGCGATTGGTTCGTTGCCAGCACGGGCAGAGCAGATGCGCCGTGTCCTTCAACTGATGCTTATGCACAAGGAGCAGTCCTTATCTGTACAAATGCTGCGGGATGAATACGGAATTACGCGCTCCCCGCTAAAAAGTCTGGAATCAAAAGGCTGGATCACGATCGAGCAAGTGGAAGTTTACCGGGACCCGTACGCCAATCGACGATTCCAGGAAAAGCAGAAACCCGTCTTTACTCCCTTACAGGAAGCGGCACTGACCCCTATCTTGCAATCGATTGAGTCGGGAACGTATGCTTCTTACTTGCTGCACGGCGTTACCGGAAGCGGTAAGACCGAAGTGTATCTCGAAGCAATCGAACGCGCTTTGGAAAAAGGGCGCGAGGCGATCTTTCTCGTTCCGGAAATTTCACTGACTCCGCAAATGGTAGAGCGCTTCAAAGCTCGTTTTGGCGCAGACGTAGCTGTTTTGCACAGTGCGTTGTCACAAGGAGAGCGCTATGACGAGTGGCGCAAGATCATCCGCAATCAGGTCAAAGTGGTGGTAGGGGCACGCTCTGCCATCTTTGCTCCGTTTCGGAATGTTGGGTTGATAGTGATCGATGAAGAGCATGAGAGCTCGTATAAGCAAGAAGAGACGCCACGCTATCATGCGCGGGAAGTAGCCCTGTGGCGAGCGAAAGAGAATCAGGGTGTCCTCGTCATGGGAAGCGCCACTCCTGCTTTGGAGACGTATGCATTGGCCACACGTGGGCGATACGAGCTGTTGCGCATGCCGGAGCGTGTCGGGAATCGCCCGATGCCAGAGGTTCATGTTGTGGATATGCGCGAGGAGCTTCAGGCCCAGAATCGCTCGATGTTCAGCCGGAAGCTGCATGAGATGATTGCAGACCGACTGGCAAAAGAAGAACAGATGGTCATTTTCCTTAACCGAAGAGGTTTTTCTACCTTTGTCATGTGCCGCTCCTGCGGCTATACGATGCGCTGCATTCATTGCGACATCTCGCTTACTTATCATAAAACGAATCATACAGCACGCTGTCATTACTGTGGATACACCATCGCACAGCCCAAGCATTGTCCAGAGTGTCAAAGTGAGCATATACGCTTTTTTGGTACCGGAACGCAAAAGGTGGAAGCGGAGCTGGCAAAACTATTCCCCGGAATCCGGGTCATCCGAATGGACGTGGACACGACCTCGCGAAAAGGCTCTCACGAAGAGCTGCTAAACAAATTTCGTTCGGGTCAAGGCGACGTTTTGCTCGGTACGCAGATGATTGCCAAGGGGCTTGATTTTCCACGAGTGACGCTGGCGGGCATCATTGCAGCGGATACATCCTTGCATCTGCCTGACTTCCGTGCAGCGGAGAAGACATTTCAGCTTTTGACGCAGGTAGGTGGACGTGCAGGACGGCATGAGCTGGACGGAGATGTCGTGATTCAGACGTATACGCCGGAGCACTACAGCATTGTTCATGCGACCAAGCATGATTATCCCGCATTTTATCAGGATGAAATGATGCAGCGCAGACGAACAGGCTACCCGCCGTATTTCCGTCTCGTTTTAATTACGTTTAGCCACGAAGAGGTACCTGTTGTGATCCGCGGTGCGCATACGATGGCTGACTATTTGCGACAGCGTTTGGCACAGACGACGATTCTCTTGGGCCCTGTGGCTTCGCCCATTGCAAGGGTGAAGGATAGATTTCGTTTTCAGATCATGCTAAAATATCGTGATGAACCGCAACTGTCGGACCTGCTCGCTCAGGCGACGGCTGCGTTTGAAGAATGGAACAAACAGCAGAAAGTATTGATGACGATTGACGTCGACCCTTACGTACTGCTTTAG